From Apium graveolens cultivar Ventura chromosome 9, ASM990537v1, whole genome shotgun sequence, the proteins below share one genomic window:
- the LOC141683539 gene encoding uncharacterized protein LOC141683539, translating to MLRSTFTPIFTTFPTKHIFPKLPLNICNAVTQTSPPSVRQIASTNTKTITPHPPASAYLHLPFCRKRCHYCDFPILALGSSAQVDDDPRIINYIDVISREIVATQVEKNQCVPLKTVFFGGGTPSLVPPKLVANVLEILSKKFGLCSDAEISMEMDPGTFDRKKLKEFIDLGVNRVSLGVQAFQQELLKSCGRAHGIDEVYEAINIVGSCGVGNWSMDLISSLPHQTPEMWEESLQLTIKAQPTHVSVYDLQVEQDTKFGVLYTPGEFPLPSDIQSAKFYRLASKMLADAGYNHYEISSYSKKGFECKHNLTYWDNNKSFYGFGLGSASYINGVRFSRPKKLKEYMGYVQDLENGVIESFEDDYVNPDDAAMDEVMEDCEDDSIDFNEAAMDVVMLSLRTARGLDLKAYREAFGGSLVISLCNVYKPYAASGHVVYMDQDRREIAADELENLLSDEQKMEEKLAYIRLSDPDGFLLSNELISLAFGAISS from the exons ATGCTGAGATCAACCTTCACCCCCATTTTCACCACCTTCCCAACCAAACACATTTTCCCAAAACTCCCCCTAAACATCTGCAATGCAGTTACACAAACTTCCCCACCATCTGTTCGACAAATTGCCTCAACCAACACAAAAACAATAACTCCTCACCCTCCAGCTTCAGCTTATCTTCACCTCCCTTTCTGCCGTAAACGATGCCATTACTGTGACTTTCCAATACTTGCTCTTGGCTCTTCAGCTCAGGTTGACGATGACCCGCGAATTATTAACTACATTGATGTGATTTCCCGCGAAATTGTTGCAACTCAAGTGGAAAAGAACCAATGTGTTCCTCTTAAGACTGTGTTTTTTGGAGGTGGAACTCCATCGCTTGTGCCTCCGAAGCTTGTTGCTAACGTTCTTGAGATATTGAGTAAGAAATTCGGGTTGTGTTCTGATGCGGAGATATCTATGGAAATGGACCCGGGGACGTTTGATAGGAAGAAGTTGAAGGAGTTTATCGACTTGGGTGTTAATAGAGTGTCTTTAGGAGTTCAGGCATTTCAGCAAGAATTGTTGAAATCTTGTGGGCGTGCGCATGGTATTGATGAAGTTTATGAGGCGATTAATATTGTTGGATCATGCGGGGTGGGGAACTGGAGTATGGACCTTATATCTTCTCTTCCACACCAGACACCGGAAATGTGGGAGGAGAGTTTACAGCTTACTATTAAGGCGCAGCCTACCCATGTATCGGTTTATGATTTGCAAGTTGAACAAGACACCAAATTTGGAGTATT GTACACGCCCGGGGAGTTCCCTTTACCTTCTGACATACAGTCTGCCAAGTTTTATAGATTGGCTTCAAAAATGCTTGCAGATGCAGGTTACAATCATTATGAGATTAGTAGTTACAGCAAGAAGGGTTTCGAGTGCAAGCATAATCTTACGTACTGGGATAATAATAAATCATTTTATGGGTTTGGTTTGGGTTCTGCTAGTTATATCAATGGAGTAAGATTTTCAAGACCAAAAAAATTGAAGGAATATATGGGTTATGTTCAAGATTTAGAGAATGGAGTGATAGAAAGCTTTGAGGACGATTACGTTAACCCCGATGATGCAGCCATGGATGAGGTTATGGAAGACTGTGAGGATGATAGCATTGACTTCAATGAAGCAGCCATGGATGTAGTGATGCTCTCTTTAAGAACTGCAAGAGGCTTAGATTTGAAGGCTTACAGGGAAGCTTTTGGTGGCTCCCTTGTTATCTCACTTTGTAATGTTTATAAACCATATGCAGCAAGTGGACATGTGGTCTATATGGACCAGGACAGGAGGGAAATTGCAGCAGATGAATTGGAAAATTTGCTATCTGATGAGCAGAAAATGGAAGAGAAACTGGCATATATCCGTCTAAGTGATCCAGATGGATTTCTACTGTCAAATGAATTAATATCTCTTGCATTTGGGGCCATATCTTCATAA
- the LOC141683540 gene encoding GDSL esterase/lipase At3g48460, producing the protein MPSFAVFLSFTILVFAASTHAFAAKPGTNTRPFKKIFAFGDSFTDTGNTVSGEGPSGFGYVSHPPYGNTFFHHPTNRYSDGRLVIDFVAEKLSMPYLPPYLNNNADRSNGVNFAVAGSTAIEHKFFVRNNCTLNVTPQSLQTQLYWFKKLLASQGCVNMTTTPNQCKAVFDEALIWVGEIGANDYAYIIGSAVTGNTIQQLALKRTTNFVQALLNKGAKYVVVQGLPTTGCLTLSMYLTGEDDRDDIGCVRSANRQSYSHNTIYQAKLEDFRKQFPEAVIVYADYWNAYHTIMKNPAKYGFKELFKVCCGSSGGDLNYDLFGPCGSPVSSMCTVPSQYINWDGVHLTEGMYKVVSDMFLNETFTHPPFDYLLKKKMQAG; encoded by the exons ATGCCTTCTTTTGCAGTTTTCTTATCATTCACCATTTTAGTATTTGCTGCTTCTACTCATGCATTTGCAGCTAAGCCTGGAACAAACACACGCCCATTCAAGAAGATTTTTGCGTTCGGAGATTCTTTTACCGATACTGGGAACACAGTTTCAGGCGAAGGCCCTTCTGGTTTCGGATATGTGTCACACCCTCCCTATGGCAACACCTTTTTTCACCACCCCACCAACAGATACTCTGATGGACGCCTTGTGATTGACTTTGTCGCGGAAAAGCTATCAATGCCATATCTGCCACCATATCTTAATAACAATGCTGATAGATCAAATGGTGTGAATTTTGCTGTTGCTGGTTCCACCGCTATTGAACACAAATTTTTTGTGAGGAACAACTGTACATTGAATGTTACTCCTCAATCACTTCAAACACAGTTGTATTGGTTTAAAAAGTTGTTAGCAAGTCAAGGGTGTGTTAACATGACTACAACCCCGAATCAGTGCAAGGCAGTGTTTGATGAGGCCTTGATCTGGGTTGGCGAAATTGGTGCTAATGACTATGCATATATTATTGGATCTGCTGTCACTGGAAATACCATTCAACAGCTTGCACTTAAGAGGACCACTAACTTTGTACAG GCCTTGCTCAACAAGGGTGCCAAGTATGTTGTAGTACAAGGTCTGCCTACAACAGGGTGTCTCACATTGTCCATGTATCTCACTGGAGAAGATGACAGAGATGACATCGGATGTGTAAGAAGCGCAAACAGACAAAGCTACAGTCACAACACCATCTACCAAGCAAAGTTGGAAGACTTCAGAAAACAATTTCCGGAAGCTGTCATTGTTTATGCTGATTACTGGAATGCCTATCACACGATCATGAAGAACCCGGCCAAGTATGGTTTTAAGGAGCTGTTCAAAGTTTGCTGCGGATCCAGTGGTGGAGATTTAAATTATGATCTGTTTGGACCATGTGGCTCACCTGTCTCGAGCATGTGTACAGTCCCTTCTCAGTACATCAATTGGGATGGAGTGCACCTCACTGAAGGCATGTATAAGGTGGTTTCTGACATGTTCCTTAATGAAACATTCACTCATCCTCCATTTGACTACTTGTTAAAGAAAAAAATGCAAGCGGGGTAA
- the LOC141687482 gene encoding phosphopantothenoylcysteine decarboxylase HAL3-like translates to MAEPNGPPRKPRILLAASGSVAAIKFSNLCSSFSDWAEVRAVATKASLHFIDRASLPKDVTLYTDDDEWSTWSKIGDGVLHIELRRWADIMVIAPLSANTLGKIANGLCDNLLTCIVRAWDYSKPLFVAPAMNTYMWNNVFTEKHLMSVDELGISLIPPVSKRLACGDFGNGAMAEPSLIFSTVRLFVESKAQSSGSNIH, encoded by the exons ATGGCAGAACCGAATGGTCCTCCAAGAAAACCTCGGATTTTACTTGCTGCCAGTGGAAGTGTAGCTGCCATAAAGTTTAGCAACCTTTGCAGTAGTTTTTCTGACTGGGCTGAAGTAAGAGCTGTTGCCACTAAAGCTTCTTTACATTTCATTGATAGGGCATCACTACCTAAAGATGTGACTCTATATACGGATGATGATGAATGGTCTACTTGGTCAAAGATAGGTGATGGTGTCCTTCACATTGAGCTCCGCCGGTGGGCTGATATCATGGTAATTGCTCCATTATCAGCAAACACACTTGGCAAG ATTGCTAACGGATTGTGTGACAACCTGCTGACCTGCATTGTGCGAGCATGGGACTATTCCAAACCTCTCTTTGTGGCCCCTGCTATGAACACCTACATGTGGAACAATGTTTTCACAGAAAAGCATCTCATGTCAGTTGACGAACTCGGAATTTCTCTGATTCCACCAGTATCAAAGAGACTTGCCTGCGGTGATTTTGGGAATGGTGCCATGGCTGAACCGTCACTCATATTCTCAACTGTAAGGCTTTTTGTAGAGTCAAAGGCGCAGTCAAGTGGTAGTAATATTCATTAG